GGCATGGTGAAGGAATGGATATTCCAGCCCCGCTAATCTCGCATATAGCCAGCCTCGCTGCGTACAGAGATCGGACATATTCCAGAGCCAGGTATGTATCAGAATCGGTCGGGGTTTCAGGGTTCCGCCCTATAGATTTGCAGGATGTAACGAGCTTCGTGGCAGCGAGTTTGTtacaggatgaagatgagttgATAGATTCGAGTATCTTGAGCGCCTCGCTAAATATGCCATCATGTTTCTGGGTTTTAGAGTTGAGAAATGAGACCAAGTCAAGGTCTTCATTGAGATTGTGAATCTGCGTCGGGACCACTGGTCCATTGTGAGTAGTTTGCTAGCAAGTTCAGCCTATGAGCAACTTACCGTCCACTTCAGTATCTGCACACGCAAAGAAAGGAATATATAGGAGCATCATTGACAAGCCCAGCATCTTCATTGTGACAGTCGAAGTCTTCAATAGTATATGAGAAACCACGCACAGTGAAGAATAGTAATAGTATGAGTGAATGAAGAAGGCAATTTAGGATTAACTGTGATGGAATTTCAACGGAACCGAAGACCAGGTATTATAAGTAGAAAcaatgatgaagatgagagaaATTGTCAAATCATCATTGTGTCAAAAGTGAGCGCTGGAGCCTTACCCAGGAAACATCATGAGGGAAACAGAAGGATCCGAAATAAATAATGTCCAACAAGCCCCTTCGAACACAAGCTGAATAATTGAAGTAGAATAATGTCCTAGAATTGAGACAGGCATTCATTCTcaattatttatttttttcttctagGCAGGTTACTTGGTCAAAACTTCACCATCTCTCGAGGATCTATACAGAGACAGGTCACGTGTGTAACCCACGCTAACCGTGTTTGGATCGGGGATACTGTTGGACAAAATCCCGTCCGCATCGGAGATCAAAAGTGTTTCTCCAACAAAAGACCATAACATCACCTCACCATGACGAGTTTCCTACCACAGAGCTGCTTCAGGCAGCTAGCACGGAGTCCTTTCACGAAAAAAACACCCCTTTACCCTTCCTTGCTCCGCTCCCAACCGATACAGCGCTTTTCAACTACACCCCGAGTCCAATCTCGAGTCGGTGGTGCTCCAGTCTCGGTTCCCCCAGAAGTGTCACTAAAGTTCATCGATCTACCTCAGACTACGGCACGGGGTACATCTCAGGACCAAGCGAAAACCGCAATTGAAGTCACGGGACCGTTGGGTGAGTTCCGTCCCATGTCCTATTTTTTTCATTCTTTTGACGGAGACAAGTCTAACATTGCTGTCGCGTGGCAGGTCAATTAACGCTGAACGTCCCTCCTTTCCTCAAAATTGCGCACGATGAGAGCCTCCAGAAAGCAACGGTAGAGGTTGAGGACAGGGAAGTTGCGCATCAGCGTGCTATGTGGGGTGTGTATTCTAGCTCTGATCAAAGTGAAATGAACGATTTTCTGACAGCCCCGGCGGTACAGGAACCACGCGAGCCCATTTACAAAACTGCATCCTCGGAGTCTCGGAAGGGCATATTTGCATTCTGAGTTTGGTTGGTGTCGGCTACAGGGCTACCATCGAGTCAGCGGCGACCACCGTTCAGGCCCAGTATCCCGGTCAACAATTCGTTTCTCTCAAGGCCGGATACTCACACCCAATTGAACTGGGAATCCCGCAAGGCGTTAAGGCAAGCACGCCCCAGCCGACACGTATTCTTCTGCAGGGCAGTGACAAGCAAGTTGTAACACAATTTGCGGCGGAGATCCGAGAGTGGCGCAAGCCAGAGCCTTACAAGGGCAAGGGTATCTTCGTCAACGGAGAGACGGTCAAgctgaaggcgaagaagattcGATAAGCACATCTACGTATTGGGAGCGGAATGTCGGCTATGGtttctgtatttatatcCAAGCGCCTTTCTTTGTGTTGGCGAAGGTTGCTATATCCATGTACTTTTATAGAAGATTCGATCCTGTGCATCCTCAAGACATTTCATTTCTTCATTATATTTGCATTGATCGGCTGCGTTCAGAGCTTCAAAACCTTCTTGACGACGTTGATGACTTCGTCTTGGATAGCCTTGGGAGCAGCCACAACTCCCTTGTTGGCAGCCAAGGTTCTGCCCTTACTGAAGTCCAGCGTCTGGCCATAGATATCAGTCACTTGGCCACCGGCCTCTCTAACAATGATGTCACCAGCAGCGTGATCCCAAATCTTCTCCTGGTAGTCCTTCTTGACAGGGAGTCGGAGATAGATGTCACCTGCTCCGCGTGCAATCGAGCAATACTTGGCCTGCGAATCTAGTCGCACGCTAGGGGAGGTAATTCCGAGAAGCTGAGCGACAGCGGCATTGTCACCCTGAGCAGAGTGTCCAGCCTCGACCCCCTCGCAGAAGACAGCCTGAGAAATATCAGGAACAGGCCGCATGGAGATAGACTTGCTTTCAGCAAGAACACCGTCCTTCAGGGGTCTGCTGATCGATCCGAGGCCTTTGATGGCTGAGAAGAGCACCCCGTTGCCTGCCCCACTGTTCTGGTCGACACCGACCGAAGCGGAAATGGTAGCAGCATCATCCACCGGAAGATTGGGGCAACCGATAGCACCAACCTtgacatcgccatcctctAGCAACCCGAGGCAGACAGCGTATTGACCGCCTCGGAGGAATCCCTTGGTACCGTCAATGGGATCCAGAGCCCAGATACGACCCTTGGGGCCACCGGCACTCTTTCCCTGATCGATGATGTCCAGCATACTCTCTTCGCTTGGTAGGGTACCACCAAGAATCTCGTTGCTCTCAGCGTCCTCCAACTTTACATCCTTGACCAGTCTCCAGATCTCGGTGCTCAAAGTCTTATCTTCCCGGAGACTGCTggcctcttcttcggcgacaaTTTCATCGTTGGGGAAGTTTTTGCGAATTGCCTGGATAATCAGGGCCTGGGCTCCGAAATCGCCAATAGTGACAGGCGACTTGTCGTCTTTTGATACAGTgcccttggccttctcgTTGAACACCTTCTGTGTGAGGATAGTCGCACGCTGGACCGCGAGCTCGGCAATATAGCGTTCACGTTCGTAGGACATGGTTGCGAGGTGGGATGATGGCTGTGGTGAGAGGATGAATTGAGGAGTAAGAAGGAAGTTATAGGTGAAACGTGGACGATATTTCAGGAAAACACCGACTCCCAGTGCAAGAGTGGAGCAGAGTACGAGTCGGGAGAAAAATGGGAGACGGGACTTGGGAGTGGAGGAAGGATCAGCCTGCTTTGAAGACCAAAGACGCATTGGATCCCACACGGGGGCACACCGAATACCGTTTTGCCGGTTGTCGAATCGCGGGAGCGGCTTCGTCTGCTAATTGAACCTTCTAATATCGTCCAGCGACCTTGAGCCTTGGGGAGGAGTCCAGAGAGGAGAGGGCCAAATAGCATAAGTTGATGCGGTTAGTTATAATCTCCCCGCACTAAGCCTGTTTTGGTAGCGCGTCGAGGGGCGACGGTCACGAGCCATGACGTGGGAGGCAGACACCGGACACCAGAGTCTGTTACTCTCTTCGGCTGCCGTGCCTTGGTGGCTGCCCTACTGATAAACAATTCTGTGCCTGATTCCTCTCctctgtctgtctgtcgCAAGGCAACATCATCTCGCCATCTGGACAGGCTGCGCGCAATAGACTCAGATCCGCAGTGGAACTCACCGCGGCAGTGCCACCTGCCGTGATACAAAGGGGCTTTCATCTCCGGGGCAAGCACCGGCAAACATTTCAACCCCGGCTGCACCGAACGACTTGGGTCCCTCTCATCACTGGAGGAGCCTGCGATTTTTGTATGGATTTGTGACCAGCATACTATGCGCATGAGCATCCGAACACTGCCTTTGGGTCAACATCGGAAATAGTCCCCACAGCGGAGGGATACCATCATGTTCCACTCAACGGTGAGTTGATGAAACTCTGCATGAAACTACATGTCTACATTGCACGCCAGGGTGGTGCATGTAACTGTCATGTCTATTCGCCGGGCTGGATTCCAGGCTTACTGACTCGCCACTTTATAGAAACCATATTCGGCCGTTACGGTACAAATAGAGGTTCTTACCAGCGAGCAATATGAGGTAGAAGACTCGAGTGGTATTGTCGATCTTATTGAGGCCATCCGTATACAAGCCAGCGGTCCTACAGAGGCCTCCCGCGCCCTCCGCAAGAAGCTGTCAgttcttcccctcccccccAAGACAATCGTTACATCATTAATATTTGCCTAGGAAATACGGCAACATTCACCGTCAATTACGAGCCCTTACGATCCTTGACTTCTTAATCCAAAATGCCGGTGATCGCTTCCACCGGGAATTCGCGGACGAGCCATTGCTGGAACGATTGCGAATCGCAGCCACGGATTCAATTTCCGACCCATTGGTTAAAGAGAAATGCAAGCAGCTGTTTGGACAATGGGCAGTCTCATATAAGGGTACTCCCGGAATGGAACGGATTGCTGGATTATACAGGCAGCTCCCGAAACGAAAGCAACCAGCGAACCAAGCGAAGGCCAAGGTTCTGCGCGATTTGGACAAGTCCTCTGAGCCTCAAATAGGACACTCGGTGTCAGTTTCTTCCGGCAACGGACCTGCAACCGTACTCAGCAGCCCAAAACACAAGCATTCAGCCAGCAAAGCactgaagaaagagaaaaaggaaaagaagctaCACAGCCGTTCGTTCAACTTCGAAAAAGAGAAGCCGGAAATGCTTCAAACTTTAGCTTCCTCCTCAGTTGCTAGTACAAATCTTCTTAACGCTCTCAAACGCGTGAATCGAGAAACGCACAGGGTAagcgaggatgcagaggtACTGAACAGATTCGAGACTTGCAAGCAATTGCGGCGCCAAATTCTGCGATACATTCAACATGTTGAGAGTGAGGAATACCTGGGCAGTCTGATTCATTCGAACGAGGAGTTGGTTTCAGCCTTGATGGCCTTCGAGGTTCTGGACAAGAGCTTGGACTACGACAGTGATAGCGACCAAGATGTTCTCGAGAGCGGCTGGACTCCTGATCACGAAGTCAATGAGTCCTTTGCTGGGCTGGCTATCAACCCTCCCAAGCCGCCTCGCCCTAATCGACCATTGAGCGTCGCGGTGCCTTCACCATCGACACACGGACCAAGATATTCCAGCGAGAGTGAATCAGACTTTGAGCctgatgacgacgacgaggacaatCCGTTTGGGGATAGGAATGCAATTTTGACGCCTGCGGTGGACACCTTTGGTCGAACTGTGTAAGAGAAATCCTAGCCTGAGCCTTTTCAGCCTAACGTCTTTCTAGGAAGGAAGTCTAGAGCATGCGATTCTCTAGTTCCCGCCAATTACCCTGTCGCCCCTATCTTCAATACGTTCTCTATTTCGGCTGCAGCCTAGTATGGATGACACGCGCATGATGCCCGGTGCGCTGCCTGATCTTTCCAAATTATCACGGGCCAATATATGCACACCTCCGCAGCCCCATGTTATGCcttatagtatactacttCGTCCAACAAGCACTACCACTACCGTTCCAGCATGATTTCCTTTTACGATACTATGAATATGACGGAACTATGATCCTTATACCCATGAGGCCGGACTCCGACACCCTCAAGCGAACCCTGAAAAGGGAATACTATCATAAGGCCGTTCTAGCTCTCGTGAGATCCGATAGCAGATCATAATGTAGTCCAAAACTTAGATAGTCCAAATAAACCCTTCTAAATACACTAACTGTATTTGGCAATAAGCTCGTTGGACGGGAGGGTGAGGTGCCTGGGGCTCATGAATTAGTCatcccagcatcatcaccaagACTCTTCCAGACAAAGCTCCcctacagcaacaaccacaacagcaaccatTAACCACGATATGACCCTACGCCTTTAGTATAACACCAATAACCTCATTTTATTTTCTACACACTATACCACCGAGCCACAGGGATTCCTCAACGTACCATGCCCGACTCTCCCCGCGAGGAGCGCCGGCGCTCACGTTCACGCTCGCCGCCTCGCCGCCCAAAAGCCCACGGAGGTTTTCGCTGGAAAGACAAGCGCAGCGCAAACAACGACACTCAAAATGAAGGTGATGCACGCCTAGAGCGGGGTTATCGGAATCGCTCTCCCCGAAGACCGCATGatcgagagcgagagcgagatcGTGGTGGTGATCGTGACCGGTACAGAGGCGAATATCGAGACCGAGAACGGGGTGGAGATCGGGACCGCAGCGATTACCGCGATAACCGAGACAGGGACAGACCTAGAGAGAGGAgccgtgaccgtgaccgtgaccgcgACCAGCGCcccaaagaaaagaaagagaagaaggagaagaagcccaagcccGCGcccgtcggcggcggcgaagcaATGATAATCGTGCACGTCAACGACCGTCTAGGAACGAAAGCTGCGATTCCTTGTCTGCCCTCCGACACGGTAGGGAACTTCAAGGCCCTTGTCGCTGCGCATATTGGACGTGAACCGCATGAGATTCTGCTTAAGAGGCAGGGAGAGCGGCCGTTTAAGGATTTTATTTCGTTGGCGGATTATAGTATTGGAAATGGGGTACAGTTGGATTTGGAGGTCGGAACTGGGGATTAATGATCTTAGCCTTCTGACTGAATGTGGTTTTGGGGAAGGAGGAGCGGGGAGAGATCCCGGGTTTGTTCGTGACCTACTCGCGGGGACTACGGCTATCTATTCTGAAATGAAATATGAGGAAATACACTGCTTTCCGCTACGGTGTTGACATACATTTTTGGTTTTGAGCGACTGCCTCCTGATGGCAGGCTATGGACTGGCCAGGTTGCTGCTGAGATAAAGGGATCGTGCCCCGTATCATATTTATGATGGAAACGCCATGATGCAATATGTTCATTTTGATTCAGTGTGCTCgtgtataatatatacccAATGGAAAAATATCCTCGACTCCATATCTGCAAATATAGACAGTAGAAAAAAACCTTGAATATACCAACGCCGGCAAGGTGGGTATTATATGTAAGCATGGCCAGTCATCTCATATCATTATCCAGGGGAAAggtagaaaagaaaagggaataagagaaagaaataaaagcaAGGAGGACCAGACCAAAGCCTATATTTACAACACTTTCGTCTTCATCCATTCGCTCGTTCCGACGCCGAGGTTGAGCCCATTGCGAGCCCACCATTTCCGAACTCGTTCTTCGGCACCAGACACGGGGTCTGCATCTTCAAGGGCTTCCTCGATGTCACAGGTCTTGAACTCGACTCGGAGACCGCTTTGACGCCACCATTCTAATACGTTATCATGACCGTTCTTAGTTGGCCCGACGAGCACCTGACAGTCGAAGATCATCTTGGCGCCTTTCAACCTATACCAGAAATCAAGGACATGGACGTGTCCATGAGTGCTAGCGATTCGCGCAACCGACTCGGCATGTGTATATGGAATGCCTGACGCATCCCACCAGGCAAGCGAGGCCGTTCTTCCAGACTGTGCAGCGAGCAGAACCGATTTCCCGACCTTAAGGGGCAATGGGCAGGCACGAGAAGCGGTTTCTGCTGCCTTTTTCCACCAGTTGAGAACATCGACACGGCCCTCGGCGCTGGCAGACTCGAGCGCCCTCTCAGTATACCGTAATTCAAGACCTGAGGTCCGCCACCACTCTAGGACATCAATAAAGCCGGCGCGAGAAGCCCCATCCATTGAATCTGCAATATATTCTTTGTTAGGGAGCGCCGGCGCGTCTCGCCACCACGTCAATATTTTGGGATTGCCGTATATGGCTGAAGCACGGTACGGAATGTTGGTGAGACGTGAAGTCGTCCAAAGGAGGTCAAGATGATTTTCCGTGAGGTGGGACAAAATATCGGTTCGTGAAAACTTGAAAATGAGATGGCATGCCAGGTCCGATAAAGGTTTCCAGCGGGGCAGGCTATCGATTCGCTTCTTGATTGCGGCAAGTGAACCGCGAAGGATGGTATACTCCAAGGAAGCGGGTGCTGACATTTTCAGAAGATGGCTTTGCCATTCCTTAGGAACGGAGAGTTTCGCGGGGATGCCCACTGCTTTGGCAATTTCCCAATCATGGAGCTGATCTTCAAATACATTTAACCATAATTCTAGAGGCAGCGAGGGCGTGTCTTTTTTCTCGGCAATATTAGATCTGAGTAGTGGCGTTTGAGATGGAAGCGACAAGTTATTGTCCGGTAACGATTTCTCTAAAGGGTCATCGTCTTGAGGTGCCGTGGACTTAATGGTTTCGACAGTAATTGGGATCGGTTGTGATAATGAGAGCGTAAGCGTTTTCTCAATCAATTCATGGAGCTCTTTCAGCCCACTCCACGGCAACTGTATCAGCTCTTCAGGTGCGTTATATTTCCATAAAACGGGGGATACAAGGTCGATCCAAGGCCAGAACCGATGAACTTCCTGGAGCTGTCTCTCGGTCAGCGGATGTTCCCATTCCGATATTGTCATTCCCGGAATCAGAATGACAGGTTTCGTAGACATCCAACCCCGTAACAATGCCAACGTCAAGGTGTTGGTGAGGCCTGATAGCATAGAACCCAGTGTCCCCGCATCAACAGGGGCGACGAGCAACAGATCCGCCCATTCACAAAGTTCCGCTGCTTTTGCCTTCAGCCACCTTCGAGCGCCAATTTCCTTTTCGAAAGTTTTCCCATCCACCGTATCCATATAATGAGGGACCTTATTGGTGCCGGAAAGTAGGGCAAACGGCTCGTCCGTTATGAATCTGACTTCAATTCCGGGGTGCTGGACTAAGGAGGGGAGGACATTGTCGACGAATTCGCTGTCGGTTGAGATCAATAATCGTTTGCGACGGGTGGCTAACGAGACATTTTCATGCTTTGGCGCGTCTTTCGCAGAAATGCCGGCATCATTCGAGGTTTCGAACACCTTTTCCACCGGATCTTCATCGATGTCCATCTCACTAACCTCTGCACTTTTCGATTCGGTGTTGCTGGTCCCACTCGGAGGTACAGTGCTGTGCATTTGGAAACCAACAGCCATCAActaagtattttatttttccCGTAGGGAACAGGATGAAGGATAACGATGGCGGTAAGGTCAAGAATGGTATCTTCGTAGGGAGGTGGCGCGAGGCGTAATATGCAACGGCGGACGAAATCTCGTCGACGTAATAAAGAATCAGGCAAAGCAACCCGCAGCCAGTGATATATGATAATTAAACAAAGGCGACAAGCAAAAAAGGAGACGAGAAAACGGGCAAAGGTGAGTTCAGTTGATTTAAGACAATGCGCAAGAGCGGTCCAGATTGTTGCCCAAGCAGGTCACCAGCTAGCCACAAAATACCATGTAATAATCCATCGAAGAGACCGTGGCACAGATCGATAGGCTCTCGTTGGCACGTTGCGCGCTCCACTGCAGCTCGTGTCAAGGATCTGGTGGTCCGACCAGGTTTACAAGCGGTGAAGTGACTTTGTCTTTTGGTCTCGATCCTCGGTTTCGGACGCAAGATCCACTAACCCCGCAGCTTTGCTGATGTTCGGATGAGTGCAGGGTGACTGGGCGTTCTCGGGGGGTTATGCCGTCTGTCGCGATTGTCGTAGAGTTGATTGACAAGAAAGTAGAAGAACAAGCGGCGTTGAGATCACGGTTAGCGGCGAGATGGTTCGATGGGATTCGTGGTGGCCTTAAGGCGACAAAGTGAAAACCGTGGTACTGATTGGCGGGGCGGTGAGGCGGATTAATCATAGGCGCTAGTCCTGAAAGGAGcattaagtataaatatggGCCAATCGGGGACGTTCATCAATGCACGTCACACTACGGAGGAAGCTATCCAGGACGGAAGGTGCGATCCTCGCAGGCTAGAGAGGGTTCTTTCCTCGAGATCCCCTTAAAAGACCATGTGAATTGGGAAGGTGCCAGGGACCGGAATATACACTAATATGGAAGGTGTACCCTGTGGCCCGGCATAGTATAAAGTAAGATTGTTTTGATAGCATTCAGTATCTACCTTCTAGTGTATGTGATCTATCCTCTCCTCTAGATACTAAGACTATAATCACTGTAGTGTATGCGAACTCTACATTATCTCCTTCCAGACAGTCACGCTAAAATGCCTTCAATTGTGAAGAATGGAATAGGGGGGAATCCCCTTCTACTCCTCCGTTCGCGCCAAGTTCGAATGCAACCTATGTTCCCGCATGCCAATGCTGACCAACGCTGCAAGGATAGCAATACCAAGCAAGGTGATGAATGTAGCACGCAACGAGTCCATATACGCATCCACAACACCAGGTATCCAATCTGCTGGTGCTTTTTGGATCTCTCCAAGGCTGTCACGGAGGCGGCCAATCACCTCTCGGGCATTGTCACGGTCACCGAAGCGCGACCAGAGTCCAGTTTTGAGAACGTTTTGAAAGACGGAGGACGCAATGGTGATACCGATTGAGCTGCCAGTGCTACGGAATGCGTAGGACGCGGAAGTGATAACCGCATGATGGTCATGGTCCACTGCCGAGATAAGCGCAACTAGGGTTATGGTGAGAATCCCTCCGTAAGCTATCCCAGATAGCAAGAAGTAAAGAAAAGGGAGAGAGGTTGGGGTGCTGAGCTGCAAGGTACAGATCAAGGCCGACGCAACCACCAGAAGTAGCATAGTGACGTAACTATACATTTTATAGCGGCCACTTAAACGCATGAGGGCGCCTGATGCCAGCGACCCGATGGAGATGCCGATAGATTGAGGGATCAATCTCGCTCCAGCGGCAGTAGTAGACATgccttggacttggaagAATATCGGAACGTAGAAAAGAAGCCCAAAAACATTCATCGTAGTGAACCAATTGGTCAGACATGCCGATAACACAGTGCGATCAAGCAACAGACGGACCGGGATAACGGGTTCGGATGCGACGCTCGCTTCGATATAGACGAATAAGCCCAGCGCAACAGCAGAAAGTGGAAGCGTCGTGAGAACAAGAGGGTGTGTCCATGGTAATTGGTTTCCTCCGGTATTGAGACCGAGAAGCAACAGAACAAGGGTGATAACTAGCGTGATAGCACCAAGAAAATCAACGCGCTTGAGCTTGTCCTTTTGCGTGTCTTTCACAGGAACTTTGACGGTCAAGGCCACCAAGATAGCAGACACCACAATAAACGGAACCTGGATCAGGAAGGCCCACCGCCACCCCAGCGTGTCGTTAATCCAACCACCAAATACGCCGCCTAGCCCGCTGCCGACGCCAAAGCAAATGTTGCCGATTCCCTGCCAGACTCCGCGTTTCCGTAACGGAATCAAATCTGAGGTGACAAATGTGGCTATCACAGTTAGACCCCCACCTCCGATACCAGCAATAACCCGTCCCAGGATAATAGTCCATTGGGCTTGGGCAAGACCGCAGATAATATTACCCGCCGCAAAGATCACATTAGAGAAAATCAACCCAGCCTTCCTGGAAAAGATGTCCGTCAGACGCCCGGCTAGCGGCTGGCAAGCGGCAGTGGAAATCAAATAAGCCGTTGCCAGCCAAGATAGCAGGGATAGGGATTTGAACGAAGACGATATCGGTCCCGTCAAAGTAGCAACAACAGTAATGTCTGTTCCATTATATTAGGTTGTGCTTTTCACCAAAATCAGGGTCAAGTCATACCAAGTGCTGCAAGGAAGACTCCCACCCATACGCTACACAAAACTAAGAGCAGTCGCTTTGTGCTTggctcctcatcctcgaccgctggctggggttgattAGCCAGGAGAGGCGTCTGCTCCGATACCGGTTCACGTCCAGCATTTTCCGCCGGTGCAGGTGGCGTAGACTCATCGAAGCGCATCTTCGAAAGATGTGTACCTGAATATGTGTAGGATGCACTGTCAATAAGTGACGACAATGGGTGTAGAAGCACGACTGCGGAGACCCCACTGATTAGTCAGCCAATTTGGGGTGACAAACGATCTGCAGTGAAACCATTTTCATACCAAACCTCAACGGCTCCGTTTCGCTCTATATGTTTGGGGTCCTTGCTTTTCCTATTAACTAGCTCTTTGGTCGGGGACAGTTTAGTCTTGAGGTGGTGAATAGCTTCGAAGGTATAACGTTTTGAGGCGAGTTACACGCGGCAGATCTTACTGAGCAGTTTGGGAGCTGAGTCAATTGAGGGCAGCGGTTCAAAATAGGAGTTACCTGCTAAGTCATTGAAAAAGTTGTGGCTGCCTCTACTTGGTTTGCCGTATCAGTGGTATGCTCCCGTTCCTGGAGATATGATAAATGGTCAAAAAGAACATCCTTCTCATATTTCAAGAGTTTTCTTGAATGATCAGGAGTAACCCTCATATAGCTCACATTGGTCGCAAAAGAAGGTTATAACGCAATGAGCATTGATGGTTCATACTCTGGATCTTAACTATTGCGAAACAATCTGGGATAAACTGCAATAGAATATGCAAGGGCCCGTTGGTGGAAAATTATTCCGAGATTTGGCGGTAGAATAATTACCCTCTaacttatactatatatagagaGTACACATTACATTCGTAAGCTGCGGGAAGGCATCCCCCCTTTTCTGTACTTTTAGCTCCAAATACATGGCTATTGTATTTTGCATGTTTTTGGAGTATCGTGAATCGACATAGATCATGAGCATATCTGTCGAAATCGCAAGACATATCTCACCAAACACCCTGCTCCAGGGTTCATCTGAAACAAATTGCCTGGTTCACACCCGAATCTCCTCGCCCGTATTCCCGATCAGTCCCGTGCAGGGTACTAGCAGGAAGGCCAGTAGAATGTTGTGTCTGCTAGCTTGAAGCGCCGCTGTTGCTTACCTAACACCGCTATCTTAACTAAGGTGGTTAGCTAACTAGAATAGGTTAGACTGAGTAACTAACGACGCCGTTAGCTTGGATGTACAGCACAGCCACCCCCATCTCGCATTGACTGGCAGACTGACATTTAGTTTGACTTgcctctcctctcctctttcctGTCATTGTTGCACTGTTACTTTCCTGTTGAGTGTCCCGCTGTGCTCTATACATTGAAATATCCCCTCTGTTTTTTATCTCTTCCGCAAATTCCACTGCCAGAGCAAGATGCCTGGTGTTCGTGAGTCGATACCCTACCCCTCCACTGCAGCTTGTCCCATGCACAGGCCAGTGTAGCTGACAATGTCTCACGTCAAAGCGCCCGATGCGCTTGATCAGCTGAAGAAGGGCTTCAAGGCCATCTTCCGGAAAAAGAAGGCGGAAGCTACGGGCTCAGCGACCGACACGCCAGAGGACAAGCCTGCCGAGGCTCCTGCTCAAGCTGCTCCTGCCACTGAAGCCAAGCCTACCGAGCCAACTACGGCTGCAGAGCCTCAGCCTGGTATGTTTGTCTATACTCACAATTTACGCTAGAGTGCCCAATAACCGTCGTACCTACgataagcagcagcagcagaggctcCTGAGACAGATAAGCCCGTCGAAGCACCAGCCACTGAAGCTAAACCCGAGACCGCTGAGGCTGcgcctgctgcagctgcgcctCCCGCTCCGCCACCAAAGACTGAAGAAGCCCCAACTGAGGCTAAGGCCGACGCTCCTACTGAGACTAAGACTGAATCTCCGGCCCCCGCTGAGACTCCGGCTCCCGTTGCAGCTCCTATTGAGAGCGTCAACTCCGACCCGTCTATACCTCCTGATTCCACGGTTCCCGAGACCCCGTTTGAAACTCCGGCCGAGAAATCCGCTGAGTTAGGTGAACCTGCAAAGCCTGCCGAAACGGA
Above is a window of Aspergillus puulaauensis MK2 DNA, chromosome 2, nearly complete sequence DNA encoding:
- a CDS encoding uncharacterized protein (COG:D,P;~EggNog:ENOG410PGV0;~InterPro:IPR020846,IPR011701,IPR036259;~PFAM:PF07690,PF06609;~TransMembrane:14 (i45-70o82-101i113-132o138-158i170-193o199-224i236-255o267-286i306-333o345-365i372-394o400-426i438-456o507-526i);~go_function: GO:0022857 - transmembrane transporter activity [Evidence IEA];~go_process: GO:0055085 - transmembrane transport [Evidence IEA]), whose protein sequence is MRFDESTPPAPAENAGREPVSEQTPLLANQPQPAVEDEEPSTKRLLLVLCSVWVGVFLAALDITVVATLTGPISSSFKSLSLLSWLATAYLISTAACQPLAGRLTDIFSRKAGLIFSNVIFAAGNIICGLAQAQWTIILGRVIAGIGGGGLTVIATFVTSDLIPLRKRGVWQGIGNICFGVGSGLGGVFGGWINDTLGWRWAFLIQVPFIVVSAILVALTVKVPVKDTQKDKLKRVDFLGAITLVITLVLLLLGLNTGGNQLPWTHPLVLTTLPLSAVALGLFVYIEASVASEPVIPVRLLLDRTVLSACLTNWFTTMNVFGLLFYVPIFFQVQGMSTTAAGARLIPQSIGISIGSLASGALMRLSGRYKMYSYVTMLLLVVASALICTLQLSTPTSLPFLYFLLSGIAYGGILTITLVALISAVDHDHHAVITSASYAFRSTGSSIGITIASSVFQNVLKTGLWSRFGDRDNAREVIGRLRDSLGEIQKAPADWIPGVVDAYMDSLRATFITLLGIAILAALVSIGMREHRLHSNLARTEE
- the LSB5_2 gene encoding ubiquitin-like protein HUB1 (COG:U;~EggNog:ENOG410PGIX;~InterPro:IPR039732,IPR029071;~go_process: GO:0006464 - cellular protein modification process [Evidence IEA]), encoding MPDSPREERRRSRSRSPPRRPKAHGGFRWKDKRSANNDTQNEGDARLERGYRNRSPRRPHDRERERDRGGDRDRYRGEYRDRERGGDRDRSDYRDNRDRDRPRERSRDRDRDRDQRPKEKKEKKEKKPKPAPVGGGEAMIIVHVNDRLGTKAAIPCLPSDTVGNFKALVAAHIGREPHEILLKRQGERPFKDFISLADYSIGNGVQLDLEVGTGD
- a CDS encoding uncharacterized protein (COG:D,P;~EggNog:ENOG410PGV0;~InterPro:IPR036551,IPR003382;~PFAM:PF02441;~go_function: GO:0003824 - catalytic activity [Evidence IEA]), whose protein sequence is MAVGFQMHSTVPPSGTSNTESKSAEVSEMDIDEDPVEKVFETSNDAGISAKDAPKHENVSLATRRKRLLISTDSEFVDNVLPSLVQHPGIEVRFITDEPFALLSGTNKVPHYMDTVDGKTFEKEIGARRWLKAKAAELCEWADLLLVAPVDAGTLGSMLSGLTNTLTLALLRGWMSTKPVILIPGMTISEWEHPLTERQLQEVHRFWPWIDLVSPVLWKYNAPEELIQLPWSGLKELHELIEKTLTLSLSQPIPITVETIKSTAPQDDDPLEKSLPDNNLSLPSQTPLLRSNIAEKKDTPSLPLELWLNVFEDQLHDWEIAKAVGIPAKLSVPKEWQSHLLKMSAPASLEYTILRGSLAAIKKRIDSLPRWKPLSDLACHLIFKFSRTDILSHLTENHLDLLWTTSRLTNIPYRASAIYGNPKILTWWRDAPALPNKEYIADSMDGASRAGFIDVLEWWRTSGLELRYTERALESASAEGRVDVLNWWKKAAETASRACPLPLKVGKSVLLAAQSGRTASLAWWDASGIPYTHAESVARIASTHGHVHVLDFWYRLKGAKMIFDCQVLVGPTKNGHDNVLEWWRQSGLRVEFKTCDIEEALEDADPVSGAEERVRKWWARNGLNLGVGTSEWMKTKVL